In one Bacillus thuringiensis genomic region, the following are encoded:
- a CDS encoding MTH1187 family thiamine-binding protein: MAIVDVSIIPVGTGNPSVSEYVAEVQKVLEKNADRVKYQLTPMNTIIEGDLPVILEVIQQMHEVPYTKGAQRVATTIRIDDRRDKVSTMEKKLNSVRSKL, translated from the coding sequence ATGGCAATTGTTGATGTATCGATTATTCCAGTAGGAACAGGTAATCCAAGTGTTAGTGAATATGTAGCAGAAGTACAAAAGGTGCTAGAGAAAAATGCGGATCGTGTGAAGTATCAATTAACACCGATGAATACAATTATTGAAGGAGATCTTCCTGTCATTCTAGAAGTAATTCAACAAATGCATGAAGTTCCATATACGAAAGGTGCACAGCGTGTTGCAACAACTATTCGTATTGATGATCGTCGTGATAAAGTAAGCACAATGGAGAAAAAATTAAACTCTGTTCGATCAAAATTATAA
- a CDS encoding methyl-accepting chemotaxis protein, producing MLRSLRLKIAVVFSVLISMMFVILGTAVYQLQKEKEVRSLDEYSQNAMDLVTEQLTTFVQRTDEDMGYYANSEMIRNMLQGGVTPEEEAFLTKEFAEYKKNHPGILDLYIGTKDKKTLSANLAEGGQVPEGYDPTTRPWYKDSEADVKKVHWGQPSYEIATGKLSVGVSKAITAQDGSVLGVVAMDVSLGTIQKLLHNIQYNNDGEMFIINDKNMALVYPEKIGKDVSKEPLIKSLNKEVTKYAVTTIKGEDVVVYSQSFDTMKWTIGIFYPKETIDGLLNSTRNTVIIMACISLLVGIVASYLFSRRLARPLQLLKNHVQKVAEGDLTLRMKVTSKDEVGELTKHFNDMVEQMNEMVSKIKNSVSTVQQSTNSLHYLTNETVAASREVSGAMDDVSGGASTLANSVDEVSAQLENMAESVEQMNSSVDEIKGVAGKAEEASKQGLNTMRNLIRTRGQSSSIVVHTEEASGKLEQRVGSIQNVVELIKGISDQTNLLALNASIEAARAGEQGKGFAVVAEEVRKLAEQSKEATGEITTMIGDVQVEVKRVVEVVSKLKDIADVQNKVTTEAEIEFRTIMSVVNTISTSVEKIVAEVHNIGYEQGEITAVMHTIAGTSQESAAVSEEVHAATESQVNHLEKVAHTMESLTEHMRDLERLVEQFKVEE from the coding sequence ATGTTAAGAAGTTTACGTTTAAAAATTGCGGTAGTGTTTTCAGTACTTATTTCTATGATGTTCGTAATATTGGGTACAGCTGTGTATCAATTACAGAAAGAAAAGGAAGTGCGTTCCTTAGACGAGTATTCTCAAAATGCGATGGATCTTGTGACAGAGCAACTTACGACATTTGTTCAAAGAACGGATGAAGATATGGGGTATTATGCGAACAGTGAGATGATTCGTAATATGCTTCAAGGTGGGGTTACTCCAGAAGAGGAAGCTTTTTTAACGAAAGAGTTTGCAGAGTATAAAAAGAATCATCCTGGTATTTTAGATTTATATATTGGTACGAAAGATAAAAAAACATTAAGTGCCAATCTTGCTGAAGGTGGGCAAGTGCCAGAAGGATACGATCCAACGACAAGACCATGGTATAAAGATTCAGAGGCTGATGTAAAAAAGGTCCACTGGGGACAACCTTCTTATGAAATTGCAACAGGAAAGTTAAGTGTAGGTGTTTCTAAAGCAATTACAGCTCAAGATGGGTCTGTATTAGGTGTTGTTGCGATGGATGTATCGCTTGGGACGATTCAGAAGTTGCTTCACAATATTCAATACAATAATGACGGAGAAATGTTTATTATAAATGATAAAAATATGGCTCTTGTTTATCCAGAAAAGATAGGGAAAGATGTTTCTAAAGAGCCACTTATAAAGAGCTTAAATAAAGAGGTAACAAAATATGCGGTCACTACAATAAAAGGTGAAGATGTAGTTGTTTATAGTCAATCATTTGATACGATGAAATGGACGATAGGAATCTTTTATCCGAAAGAAACGATCGATGGGCTATTAAATAGTACAAGAAATACAGTTATTATAATGGCATGTATTAGTTTATTAGTTGGAATCGTAGCTTCCTACTTGTTCTCAAGAAGATTAGCAAGACCACTGCAACTATTAAAGAATCACGTGCAAAAAGTAGCAGAAGGCGATTTAACGCTGCGAATGAAAGTGACAAGTAAAGATGAAGTTGGAGAGTTGACTAAGCACTTTAATGATATGGTTGAACAAATGAATGAAATGGTAAGTAAAATTAAAAACAGCGTATCAACGGTGCAACAATCAACGAATAGTTTACATTATTTAACGAACGAAACAGTAGCAGCTAGTAGAGAAGTGTCAGGAGCAATGGATGATGTGAGCGGAGGAGCTTCTACTCTTGCGAATAGTGTGGATGAAGTTTCAGCTCAGCTCGAAAATATGGCGGAGTCAGTGGAACAAATGAACAGCTCTGTTGATGAAATAAAAGGAGTGGCTGGCAAAGCGGAAGAGGCATCTAAGCAAGGATTAAATACAATGAGGAATTTAATCCGTACGAGGGGACAATCATCTTCAATTGTTGTTCATACAGAAGAAGCATCGGGTAAGTTAGAACAAAGAGTTGGATCTATTCAAAATGTGGTTGAGCTTATAAAAGGTATTTCGGATCAAACAAATTTACTTGCTTTAAATGCTTCGATTGAAGCTGCCCGTGCAGGTGAGCAAGGTAAGGGATTTGCGGTTGTTGCTGAGGAGGTTCGTAAATTAGCGGAACAATCAAAAGAGGCAACTGGAGAAATCACAACGATGATTGGTGATGTGCAAGTAGAAGTAAAAAGAGTTGTAGAAGTTGTAAGTAAATTGAAAGATATTGCAGATGTGCAAAATAAAGTGACGACAGAGGCGGAAATAGAGTTCCGGACAATTATGTCAGTTGTAAATACGATTAGTACTTCAGTTGAAAAAATTGTAGCAGAGGTACATAACATAGGTTACGAGCAAGGGGAAATTACAGCGGTAATGCATACAATTGCTGGTACGAGTCAAGAAAGTGCAGCTGTTTCTGAAGAGGTACATGCTGCAACGGAATCACAGGTGAATCATTTAGAAAAGGTAGCTCACACGATGGAAAGTTTGACAGAACATATGAGAGATTTAGAAAGATTAGTCGAGCAGTTTAAAGTGGAAGAGTAA